In one Arachis duranensis cultivar V14167 chromosome 9, aradu.V14167.gnm2.J7QH, whole genome shotgun sequence genomic region, the following are encoded:
- the LOC107465803 gene encoding uncharacterized protein LOC107465803, translated as MSTLAPPFQLLELNIISGQDLAPVVKNMKAYAVAWIHPDRKLTTQIDPDGENNPMWNEKFVFRVDDDFLNAEDSVIMIEIYASAWLRDVLIGTVGILVSNLLPPSTRLNRKSSKVRFVALQVRRPSGRPQGILNIGVNLVDAAMRSMPMYSELSASVVEEWDLMDPKKENTKPNQTPRSDNSGVYDFKLYPLQRCQSEKNDSTINDYAYTPGKQTRYYEDEHGMGSEIGIPLTKNGKIVNANGSLCSDVGPSPSVVAAAIAKGLYPVPLPVPRATPANPLILDWPGKDGEMGMTKNNMIDRWRSEPDMTPVYDHLGQHPKRGKAMSVKGKNQRRHNANNGMFSCFGTALGCEFSITCGGGNRKQKRVGGGKGHHNNTAPSEMTYDEISYI; from the coding sequence ATGTCTACGCTTGCGCCCCCATTCCAGCTTCTAGAACTCAACATCATCTCCGGACAAGACCTTGCGCCAGTTGTCAAGAACATGAAAGCCTACGCGGTTGCATGGATTCACCCTGATCGCAAGCTAACCACCCAAATCGACCCCGACGGCGAGAACAACCCAATGTGGAACGAGAAATTTGTCTTCCGCGTCGACGACGACTTCCTCAACGCCGAGGACTCCGTCATCATGATCGAGATCTACGCCTCCGCTTGGCTACGCGATGTCCTCATCGGAACCGTCGGCATCCTCGTCAGCAACCTCTTGCCACCTTCCACGCGCCTCAACCGTAAATCCTCCAAGGTTCGGTTCGTGGCGCTTCAAGTCCGACGACCCTCGGGTCGTCCTCAAGGGATCCTTAACATCGGCGTCAATCTTGTTGACGCTGCAATGAGAAGCATGCCGATGTATTCGGAGCTTAGCGCCTCCGTGGTCGAGGAGTGGGATTTGATGGATCCGAAGAAGGAGAATACCAAGCCCAATCAAACTCCTCGAAGCGATAACAGCGGTGTGTATGATTTCAAGTTGTACCCATTACAACGTTGCCAGAGCGAGAAGAATGATTCTACCATTAACGATTATGCGTATACACCTGGTAAACAGACCCGTTATTATGAAGATGAGCATGGGATGGGATCTGAAATCGGGATTCCACTTACAAAGAACGGAAAGATTGTGAATGCAAACGGATCTTTGTGTTCTGATGTTGGACCCTCGCCGTCCGTTGTGGCAGCAGCAATAGCTAAAGGATTGTACCCTGTGCCATTGCCGGTGCCGAGGGCGACGCCGGCCAACCCATTGATTCTTGATTGGCCGGGGAAGGACGGTGAGATGGGGATGACGAAGAATAATATGATCGATAGGTGGCGGTCTGAACCGGATATGACGCCGGTATACGACCACCTCGGACAGCATCCTAAGAGGGGGAAGGCCATGAGTGTAAAGGGTAAGAACCAGAGAAGGCACAATGCTAACAATGGCATGTTTTCGTGCTTCGGCACCGCGTTGGGGTGCGAGTTTTCGATTACTTGCGGCGGGGGTAACCGGAAGCAGAAGAGGGTTGGAGGTGGCAAGGGTCATCATAATAATACTGCTCCATCTGAGATGACCTATGATGAAATATCATACATTTGA